The window caatgAGTTACCCGTATACAAATCAGCGGCACATaattagattgaaaaaaaattttaagcatTAGACAATAAATTATgtgcaaaattgaaaaaaagtttgatgagaaagtaaatagcaataaataagtaactgaagaaaacaaacctggGAGTCATTTTTGTGCTTCTTCACTGacggcaagcaacacaaagcgcgcaaacttgacatgattacccttagaaatcatgcactgcggtcatacatgacatgataaTCTGTGAGCTTGAGTGACCTTGACATGATaactgtataatctgcagttatggCGTCAcaggcgctgatttcgaaaattcactgtaggctcTCGGCCAATCACAAAAGAGTTAGAGAGTTGAATGTATAATAATGACAATTAACAGCGAAAAGACAATGAATAGAGTTTTATTTACTCATACGCTCTTTAAAAATTCATcatcttttcaaaatttatGGACAATGAAATGAGTTTTATTCACTCGAAAGGGAAAAGATGGAACTTAAAATCTAGTCAGTGATATATAACAACATATTCACATTATAGCAATGTTTTTACTCATCGTCACTATCCTCCAAAGGCCTCAGTCTCTTCCACTGTGGCAAAGCTTCTGGTGGGCTAGATTCCTCTAGTGTGAGCTGTGGGGACTGATTAACTGTGTTTACGTTGATTGAAAAAATTGCTTCCTTGAATGACAGCCATATTCATTTCATCCCAGGTTAAAGCTATCGAAGCATTTGGcctgtttccttttccttttttctttaactCTTTCTGTTTGGACAGGAGgacttttcttgttttctccAATATGAGGTCATTCATGATACTGGCATAGTAGCTGTTCTTTTTTAGATGTCGTTCAAAACTTGCCAATAGACTTCGGAGCGAAGAAGGCTCATAGTCTTTCCAAAATGATAAACTCACCGATGTATTTGTTTAACTCCAATGCTGGAATTTCTTCAAGAACTTCCATCAGGAACTTCCATCATTTCCCACCATGTTGCCCTAATTACCCATGATCCACTTAAGAGTGTGAACTTGTCTATAACAGAGGCTTTAAACTTTGCTGCAAGTACGATTTAAGGCTGCTGTGAGCCATTTCATGTATGAATTGGCCTTTTGCAGcttgtgatcacatggtacaaaaactgcCACACTGGAGCACAAATTGCCCACTGGTACATTTAGAtgtgctttgttttagatgtcagaCTGTGCATGCAATTTGCGTTTCAATATGGCAGTTTTTGTacatttgtaccatgtgatcactgaGCAGCAAAAGGCCCATTGGAATACAGTTAATTAGCAAGGGCTCCTTTGATCTCATGGTAAATACGTATGCGTGTGCCATGCGTTTTCCTGTGGTGCATTCCCTGAGCAGACAGGATCTCTGagctttgtacatgtacatgaacagTGTTTTTTTCATGGTAGACTGTCAGGAGATATTTAATctaatccaacctttgtcggttggtattcaatgtatggtggggtcatacatgtacatggtgttttggtgtttcgtttCAGTGTTTTGCTGTTTCGTGGTTAAGTAATGCCCACGTAATTGCAGAAGTTGTGCAATGTAGTAAGAAAAGAGCTTGTAATATCAAGTTTTAAATCATCTGATTTGAACAATATTTGAACATTGTAGTTTTTTTAAACAGGGTGATCATTCCTATTCTAAAATGAGAGTTTTGACATTCCATAATCACTGGGTCAGTTATTGAGTTTTTTCCTTGCATTTGCAACATGAGAGGTAAGCAGAAGACTGAGTTATGCCTAAGATTTTTCCTGTGAGTGTGATACTGTCATCTGTTGGTTGCTGTGTAGTTAAGGCAAGCACCTCTGTGAATGGGTCAGTTGGTATGATTGCTGATCCTGGTTTGCAAGTGTTCACATAAATTTCACAGGTGATATTGACTTTCTTTACTCTCACATACTTAGTagtaatgtcgcgattgattgataggacaaacatacgtgtcctatttacatttttgcagtgggctcggacatcagcatactaagggcgccgatggcagccgctatcagtccatttatgagcccactgaaccctcccaacccatgatgagtgatgatggaagtgagtgatgaagataggccacaacaccgggaaccacgtcccctactcttttcgaatagtgtgtgggttctttaacgtcccacagtgttatatgtgaacaaggtttgtgagacgggacctccggtttattgtccttatccgagaagacttgaaagtctaatcatttgcagatgtcattacaaagacagcactttctcctcagttatttaaagaccctgagtgttggtccggccggaattgaactcacgacctcccgcgtgacagcccggtgcttaaccaactgagccacggtGCGCGGTAAGTAGACTTGTTTCTCCTTCATTGAAGTGCAAAATAATGTTCCCACAAAATGAGTTTCATGTGTAGTTGCTGATAGGTCTACAAGCTACATGCAGCCTTCCATCGTTGTGGACAGTGTTATTGTTGTTAGAGTGCGAACTCATTCAGAGTCAACATACGGGAGCTTCGTAGTTGTCTATTTTGAACTTCTTTATCTTGACTGGTTTGTTGCTTTTGTGGTGAAAAACAGACTTCTCTTGCCATCTTTGTTTTGGGTTGTAAAATATTTGCCATTTTTAAGGGaagttactgtactgtactttgAAGATAATCAATGGCTACTCCATCTTGTAATGTTTCAATCATTGAAGAGCTTTCTTTGTTAGCATTCCTGTCTTAAGTCAGTGATCTGAACTTCAACTGAGCCAGGGGAATCACCGGATGTTTTGGTCACTATGCGAACTTCTGAATGGAAAGagaatataataatattacattAGTGCtaatataacaataaattagAAGCGGAGAGGCCGGCAAGCAATAATGAGTAGCAACCAAGAGGAACAATACTAGTATTGAGGAAAATAACTATCTAGTGATTACTGATGCAAAATTACAACCTTTATTACCCATGCAGGAGTTAAGAATGTTTTTAGTAAACAAAAGCTGACTTGGGTTGTTTGATGAAAGCACAAATTGCTACATGGTCTGAAGTATGTGTGTTTTGGCTTGTGTGTCTGGCAGTTGGTGGTGATTACTGGTCTTATTATCAGCAGTGTATCTTGATATGAACTGTCTGTAatcataatagtaataataattattattattattgtaataatagtaatattattatatattataataatattaataataatgataataagaaaaataaaaataataataatgataataataataaaaataattattattattattattattattattattattattattattattgtctccaACAAGCAAGTTTTAAAGTGGGGGCTCTTTGATTGAACCAGTTTACATCAAAGTGAACAATGAAATACAGAAGTCAGAAATTTTTTGAGCCAAAATTTGTGCTGGAGCTGTACACATTTCATTTGACTTACTGGTACTTTTGGTGAGCCTAGACCCAAAGCATTTTTGCAATTTGTGCTTTCGGTGAGCGATATGTATCAACAATTATTGCAATATGTGGCTTGGTAATAACTTTGAACATATCTTAAAAGAAGTTTTATCTGTTTAATAGATAGTAGTTACTGATGGCTTCATAGAGGCCTCTGTGTGTACCCAAAGCATCTCTTCTTCAATGTCAGGACAGacaactgttttgttttctgaaaTTTCAGTAATATAAAGCCCTTCTATGGTTGTTGCTGTACTCATTGAGCACTATATACATACACTGTAATGtatgtttgttattttttttgtggtGTTTAAGTCATCCACTGTTCTAGTCTCAGTATCACACTGAGATCTGGGTATTTTTTTGGAAGCAGCAGGTCAGTGgaaagtataataataataataataataataataataataataataataataataataataataataataactttattatacacaGAATTCAAAAAGTTACCACTTATTTACATTGAAGCTGTGTACTAAATAAGCAGGTAAATAAGATAAGAGGTAAGCAGAAGACTGAGTTATGCCTAAGATTTTTCCTGTGAGTGTGATACTGTCATCTGTTGGTTGCTGTGTAGTTGAGGCAAGCACCTCTGTGAATGGGTCAGTTGGTATGATTGCTGATCCTGGTTTGCAAGTGTTCACATAAATTTCACAGGTGATATTGACTTTCTTTACTCTCGCATACTTAAGTAGACTTGTTTCTCCTTCATTGAAGTGCAAAATAATGTTCCCACAAAATGAGTTTCATGTGTAGTTGCTGATGGGTCTACAAGCTACATGCAGCCTTCCATCGTTGTGGACAGTGTTATTGTTGTTAGAGTGCGAACTCATTCAGAGTCAACATACGGGAGCTTCGTAGTTGTCTATTTTGAACTTCTTTATCTTGACTGGTTTGTTGCTTTTGTGGTGAAAAACAGACTTCTCTTGCCATCTTTGTTTTGGGTTGTAAAATATTTGCCATTTTTAAGGGaagttactgtactgtactttgAAGATAATCAATGGCTACTCCATCTTGTAATGTTTCAATCATTGAAGAGCTTTCTTTGTTAGCATTCCTGTCTTAAGTCAGTGATCTGAACTTCAACTGAGCCAGGGGAATCACCGGATGTTTTGGTCACTATGCGAACTTCTGAATGGAAAGagaatataataatattacattAGTGCtaatataacaataaattagAAGCGGAGAGGCCGGCAAGCAATAATGAGTAGCAACCAAGAGGAACAATACTAGTATTGAGGAAAATAACTATCTAGTGATTACTGATGCAAAATTACAACCTTTATTACCCATGCAGGAGTTAAGAATGTTTTTAGTAAACAAAAGCTGACTTGGGTTGTTTGATGAAAGCACAAATTGCTACATGGTCTGAAGTATGTGTGTTTTGGCTTGTGTGTCTGGCAGTTGGTGGTGATTACTGGTCTTATTATCAGCAGTGTATCTTGATATGAACTGTCTGTAatcataatagtaataataattattattattattgtaataatagtaatattattatatatattataataatattaataataatgataataagaaaaataaaaataataataatgataataataataataataattattattattattattattattgtctccaACAAGCAAGTTTTAAAGGGGGGGCTCTTTGATTGAACCAGTTTACATCAAAGTGAACAATGAAATACAGAAGTCAGAAATTTTTTGAGCCAAAATTTGTGCTGGAGCTGTACACATTTCATTTGACTTACTGGTACTTTTGGTGAGCCTAGACCCAAAGCATTTTTGCAATTTGTGCTTTCGGTGAGCGATATGTATCAACAATTATTGCAATATGTGGCTTGGTAATAACTTTGAACATATCTTAAAAGAAGTTTTATCTGTTTAATAGATAGTAGTTACCGATGGCTTCATAGAGGCCTCTGTGTGTACCCAAAGCATCTCTTCTTCAATGTCAGGACAGacaactgttttgttttctgaaaTTTCAGTAATATAAAGCACTTCTATGGTTGTTGCTGTACTCATTGAGCACTATATACATACACTGTAATGtatgtttgttattttttttgtggtGTTTAAGTCATCCACTGTTCTAGTCTCAGTATCACACTGAGATCTGGGTATTTTTTTGGAAGCAGCAGGTCAGTGgaaagtataataataataataataataataactttattatacacaGAATTCAAAAAGTTACCACTTATTTACATTGAAGCTGTGTACTAAATAAGCAGGTAAATAAGATAAGAGGTAAGCAGAAGACTGAGTTATGCCTAAGATTTTTCCTGTGAGTGTGATACTGTCATCTGTTGGTTGCTGTGTAGTTGAGGCAAGCACCTCTGTGAATGGGTCAGTTGGTATGATTGCTGATCCTGGTTTGCAAGTGTTCACATAAATTTCACAGGTGATATTGACTTTCTTTACTCTCGCATACTTAAAGGGACTATGTCAGCTGGGGCACATGCGCAGTTCGGTCCAGTTTAGACGAGGTGTTGAAGTTTTACTTTCCGCCATTGCTTGCGTAGCTTCGTCTGCAAGGAATCGTTCTCTTGTTTCGCGCTGTTATTCTTTCATTGTCAAAGATACGGTCATGGACGTTGTGTCTCCTGAAAGTGACTCGATTTCGGTAAGTTTGGATGCTCGATTTCTTGTTTCTATAAAGCCTTTATACTTGGATCAGCGTACGATAAGATCAGTGCATGCTTACATGCTTATGTTTGAGTacactttctttcgtttagGCTGAACCTTGCAATTGTAAGACAACTTGCTCGCGGAAAACCACGGCTAAATCTCGTGGCTGCCCTTGTAAAACCGCTAAGGTGCGTTGTACAGAGTTTTGCTCATGCGGTACGAAGAGGAAATCTTGTCAAAACAAGGAGGTAAACATGTCGCTTTCATTCACTCATTTGTATAAGTAATCCCAAATTTCGGTCTTTTTTTCGAGTAAATTACCTACAGCTTGTTGTTATTCCAACATATTTAGAGAAATCAAGTACCAAGTGAAGTTGTTTCAATTGTGAGGCCGACGGAAGAGGACGAGAGAGTTTTAGAGAATCGAAGAGTGAAAGTAAGTGAACAATCATTGGTTTTCAACATtgcttgtttcaaaattgatacTCTTTTCATTCTGTTAGCTACGTGGAAGGTTTTGTAGCTGCAAAACAATCTGTTGTGCCTATTTTTACTCCTACTGCACATAACCATGTCACCTCCAGTCTACAATAGTTTAGTCTTGTTTAGGCAATTCATTGTTGGCAGGATAGATATTTTATACTTGATAGATTATTCCAACTGATCttgtaaaatgtaaatgaagCTGAActgttgtttgtttctttaatttttaggaGTTTATTGCAACCCTAGATGAAAAGATGGTCCGGAAGCTTTGTGCAAGGGCACTATGTCGAGGGGTGGGCAGTATGGAATATGTTGACAGTCTTCTAATCATggaagatgatgatgactatGAGAACAATATCTCTACAAATCGTAATGAATGCTCAGATAAATCTGCTGGCAGTGGAGGTCCTCCCAATCCACATACTGAGCCAACACCAGACTGGTGCAAATGTAGGCGATGCCAACCAATGGCTCAGGAGATAGAAAATAAATGTTGTGGAAACAGGAATTGCATCACATCTAAAAGGCGTTTTGAAAAGTTATGTTTAGATGCAGAAGTTCTTGAACTGTGTATAAAAAATAGGGCTGATATACGCAATGATCGCGAAGATAACAGTACTTCATCTTTTCGCAAAGCTGCTTATCGACAGTTCATCATAGACAGGTATGGGTATTTAGGCAAAGGGAATCGAAAGGTTGCTCCATCTTGTGTGGTTCTTAGGGTTAGGAGGCAGTATCCCTCAGCAACTGGTGTATACCTAGGATTCAGACCAGAATAATGTAAACGTTTGAGAAGAACCATACCACACAGTTATCTCTAATAAACCCCAACCATGGTAGGCATCCAGGGTGCAGTGGTTCAAAGCACCAAATGATAAAGGAAATTATGTATAGTTTTCCAACTTCTATGGTGTttccttttatttgttattgttctgtATTTCACCCTTTACTCTGATTACAAAGCTAAAACCTCAAATTGTGTTCAATCCTTGATCAGCGTTACATTGCTTGGATCAACTATCCCTGTTGCTTACCGTGAATCCTTTCAACATCACAGCTTTCTGAAGTAGATATCACTTACAGTCATCCCCAGAATATGAAAAAGGTTGATGTCCTTTCTAAGTGTCTCAGGATATAACATTCGAATTACTGTTTTGTTCACCTCCAAATACAATATTGGCAAAATACTTCTACGAGAGTATGGTCAATTTGTCAGAGGcgatattgttgttgtttacaatgCAGCTagagaagaaacaagaaaaagaagatttTTTGACCtgagtaaataaagatatgCCATTTAGCCTTCAGGTCATGTGATACTGTATTTGCCAAAAGTTTTACTATGCAATGATCTTTTTAGCTTGTAAATTTTGGTTTTGCCAATGTACATCATGTGATAAGGGGATTTGtcttttatttattacaataacATCACATGACCTacattagagcgagtttcaattgagtgtcgtaaaaccaaaaccaaagtaattactttggccaatcaaaaaggactgagacaatccggcaaaccaatcaaaactcgaagtaatgacatatagccgacacaaagcgcgggaaaatgtgcacgcgtgagccacgattggttttggtttcacttctgattggttgaaaaaatggcgcgagaactttgaaccaatcactgagtgaagtaatcataaaccaaagtaattatctaattactttcaacactcaattgaaaaccgctctatgaaaACTATACATACCGGCTAGAAAGGTCTAATTTGGAAAGAAACACAATAGCCAACAACATTTTATACATGcccaaaaaaacacttttattgTGACAACTGAGCAAGTGAGGACATATATTACCCTTAAATATTGGGGCTCCAACCCTCAAGGAACATGGCAGGTTTTATTAATGACCTATCTTGTAGAACCCATTGAAATAGTTATGGTTTGTCAGTTTCAGTTGACTGCTTTGATgtgaataaatttgttttacattttgaaaaCCTTGACTGGTGCCTTATGTACAGTTCCTTTGAGGGAACAGGGGGGACCTCAGCAATTGTTGGAGCAATTCTTGCTGGGTCATCTTCACACAATGACACATGACGGTCTATTGGTTTTAGGTCCTCAAATCGCCGTTTGAATATTTTGGCCATCAGGATAGGTATGTATCCAAAGTCTTTGGATACCTTCACCACTCTGGTGTTCCATTCTTTCGTCCTTTGGTTATACTTTCTGGTGTGCCTTGCCTCTTTCTTCTCATTCGTGGCAGTGGCTCTGTCAACATGATAATTCCAGTCTATTACTGCAAGCTGCCTCCTTGCCTTGTACACTTGAAACCTAGCcagagaaaattgaagaaaagtCCCCATATTACTACCTAATAAAAGAGACAATATGTCAAAATGATGTCACAATTGGTGACATCATTTTTGAATATATTGTAAATTTAATGGGTGCCGTCATTCATGTGCAGTTCTAGTTTGTTTAGCTGTGAAGTAAAACCCTCCTAAAATGAGATCTTTTAGATTTGAACTTTTGGTAGCCATTCATACTCACATCATTTGGCCCCTGggaaaaaacaagaacattctTGACTGTGGGATCCCACATAAGTACATATTTCAACTTACGTGTAAGAACATCTCTTAGGTGTATATCCCAGTGACATGCTATTGGCACATTCCAGCGAACCTGTATGTCTAAAGGCAACGAATGGAAAGACATGTCAAACAATTGCACTTTTCACAGTAAAAAGTGTTCAAAAGTTTTTGCTATTTATACTTAGGTATTATGCATGTTGACAGAATGTGGTAAGAAAATTACTGATGCACAAGAAAGAGAAACCCAATaggcaaaaaaattaatagagtATTATATACATCTAGAGTTCACCTGAAACTTTTCCGTATATACAATCTTGAAAAAGTTTGCTCTGCACTCATACCTGAATCTGACATAGTACTTGAAACTTTCTAGGAGAGTGGGCTCAAGAATCACTTTCTGAAGTGCATTAAAATCTTTGTCCCGCCGGTCAAACCATGGTGGCTGCTCATCATCTGGACTAATATCCCCATGTGCACACTGTCCCCCAGTCCATTCATGGTCATCACACATATGGTGAAGCAAACCTAGCCATTTGTTCTAGAAAAATAATGAGAAATACAAACCAAGCCACTACAGCTTTTTTCAATGTCCTTTCTGTGATGGCCTGCTTACTACAGTAGGTTGTTAGTTTTCGAACTGAGACTAATGTTTGAAACGTGGGATTTGTCAAAGGGTGAATTAGATGTTATCTCAAACATCCTGAtgatgcttattattattagactaatattttcttttgaaaaatctaTGATAAAGAATGATCTGATTTAGCTTCTTATGAAATTATGAATCAAGCTCTTGCAAAGTGCAAAATCAGTCTTCCTGTTTTCTCTTTCCCTCAATGTAACAAGGATATACATTTCACACAAAGTCATTTTTACTACAGTActtctgtttttgaaaaaattcaaaaatgtcTCTAGCCCAACAGATAAAATCCACCTGATACCCTTTGCTATGTTAGGCATGACTTTCTTTGCACAAAATCTTATTAAAAGGCCGAATGTTTCAAATCACTAATTATCAATAACATTACCTTTAGAAGAGCAATGGCCTTTACTTTATCATCGCATTCTGATGCAACAGAACAACAGTACCAGAAATGATTGATAATTCTGTCTGACCATTCTgcaattttttcatttccctTGGTGGCAGCAacctgaaacaaaaacaaaactaagcCAAAAAGTCAAACAGCTGGTCTCTTTCACTCCATGGGCAACAAAAGCAACAATTACCTTTTGAATACATTTTCTAATGCTTTTAGCCTTATGCCAGACATCTAGGGAGTGAAATACATCTTTGAAGTCCTCAGCTACAAAAGAAATATAGACATGTCAATCAAGAGCTCAtctaacaaaaaagaaacaatcttCAGCTGTAATATCTAACGATTATTTTTCAAGCATGCTTTGGATATGCCTTATGAGATAGCTAATGAAATACCTATATAACTATCCCATCCAACAAGCACAAGTGcataataaatttattgtttaattaaaaaccACAGAGTAAGTATCC of the Montipora capricornis isolate CH-2021 chromosome 7, ASM3666992v2, whole genome shotgun sequence genome contains:
- the LOC138058003 gene encoding uncharacterized protein yields the protein MDVVSPESDSISAEPCNCKTTCSRKTTAKSRGCPCKTAKVRCTEFCSCGTKRKSCQNKERNQVPSEVVSIVRPTEEDERVLENRRVKEFIATLDEKMVRKLCARALCRGVGSMEYVDSLLIMEDDDDYENNISTNRNECSDKSAGSGGPPNPHTEPTPDWCKCRRCQPMAQEIENKCCGNRNCITSKRRFEKLCLDAEVLELCIKNRADIRNDREDNSTSSFRKAAYRQFIIDRYGYLGKGNRKVAPSCVVLRVRRQYPSATGVYLGFRPE
- the LOC138058002 gene encoding uncharacterized protein is translated as MEVVTEYILEVEVLDKRHVGMKSSTMERKALNNSLERLKNVLTVIEVCTDASSSIKKLMAEDFKDVFHSLDVWHKAKSIRKCIQKVAATKGNEKIAEWSDRIINHFWYCCSVASECDDKVKAIALLKNKWLGLLHHMCDDHEWTGGQCAHGDISPDDEQPPWFDRRDKDFNALQKVILEPTLLESFKYYVRFRHTGSLECANSMSLGYTPKRCSYTFQVYKARRQLAVIDWNYHVDRATATNEKKEARHTRKYNQRTKEWNTRVVKVSKDFGYIPILMAKIFKRRFEDLKPIDRHVSLCEDDPARIAPTIAEVPPVPSKELYIRHQSRFSKCKTNLFTSKQSTETDKP